The Denticeps clupeoides chromosome 5, fDenClu1.1, whole genome shotgun sequence genome includes a region encoding these proteins:
- the txlng gene encoding gamma-taxilin, giving the protein MATCSDARVDLNAENIQFGTCIMEAAGVCGIDMGARGHIEGSSSPPELDNPGPDEFGELVSSCCGGEVRGETPGREDCQIDHLDGEMDPTADKSQDKKGLGKEVLLLMQALNTLSTPEEKLAALCKKYADLLEESRTMQKQVKVLQKKQSQVIKEKIHLQGEHSKAILARSKLESLCRELQRHNKTLKEENAQRSREYEEQRKEAMLHFQMTLNEIEAQMEQHNAQNTKLRQENMELVEKLKKLIEQYELREEHIDKVFKHKELEQQLLDAHLKRTAELMREVEEKQQREREFLLKDATESRHKCELMKEQEFQLKQQVSLYMDKFEEFQTTLAKSNEVFTTFRQEMEKMTKKIKKLEKETTLWRTKWETNNQALLQMAEEKALRDKHYKALQGKLERLEKLCRALQKERNDLNQKLGVLQGTQKEPEEEEEAGTGPPDPQPDGPDRSQSPELQEQPETVKSGLPPEDQVLSTGQPDD; this is encoded by the exons ATGGCGACCTGCTCGGACGCCAGGGTCGATTTAAACGCCGAAAACATTCAG TTCGGGACTTGCATTATGGAAGCCGCAGGTGTCTGTGGGATTGATATGGGGGCTCGGGGGCATATAGAAGGTAGCAGCTCTCCTCCTGAATTGGACAACCCAGGTCCGGACGAGTTTGGAGAGTTGGTGAGCAGCTGCTGTGGGGGTGAGGTGAGGGGGGAGACCCCTGGGCGAGAAGATTGCCAGATCGACCACCTTGATGGCGAGATGGACCCGACTGCTGACAAAAGCCAGGACAAAAAAGGACTTG GGAAGGAGGTCCTGCTGCTAATGCAGGCGCTGAACACATTATCCACCCCAGAAGAAAAGCTGGCAGCTTTGTGCAAAAAGTATGCCGATCTG CTGGAGGAGAGCCGGACCATGCAGAAGCAAGTGAAGGTCCTGCAGAAGAAGCAGTCACAGGTGATCAAGGAGAAGATCCACCTGCAGGGTGAGCACAGCAAGGCCATCCTGGCCCGCAGCAAACTGGAGAGCCTGTGCAGGGAGCTCCAGCGACACAACAAGACCCTCAAG GAGGAGAACGCACAGCGCTCGAGAGAGTATGAAGAGCAGCGCAAAGAGGCCATGCTGCACTTCCAGATGACCCTCAACGAGATCGAAGCGCAGATGGAGCAGCACAATGCTCAGAACACCAAACTGAGGCAGGAGAACATGGAGCTGGTTGAAAAGCTAAAGAAGCTGATCGAGCAGTATGAACtcagagaggag CACATTGATAAGGTGTTTAAGCACAAGGAGTTAGAGCAGCAGCTGTTGGATGCACATCTGAAGAGGACTGCTGAGCTCATgagagaggtggaggagaagcagcagcGGGAGAGGGAATTT CTCTTGAAAGACGCCACAGAGTCCAGACACAAATGTGAACTGATGAAGGAGCAGGAGTTTCAGCTCAAGCAGCAG GTCTCTCTGTATATGGACAAGTTTGAAGAGTTTCAGACCACACTTGCAAAAAGCAACGAGGTGTTTACCACTTTCAGACAGGAAATGGAGAAG atgaccaaaaaaataaaaaagttagaGAAGGAGACAACCTTATGGCGCACCAAATGGGAGACCAATAACCAGGCTTTATTGCAAATGGCTGAAGAG AAAGCCCTGCGGGACAAACATTACAAGGCCCTGCAGGGGAAGCTGGAGCGCTTGGAGAAGCTCTGCAGGGCTCTGCAGAAGGAGCGAAATGACCTCAACCAGAAGCTGGGGGTACTGCAGGGTACGCAGaaggagccggaggaggaggaggaggctggtACAGGGCCCCCAGACCCCCAGCCAGACGGTCCAGACCGCAGCCAGTCCCCAGAACTGCAGGAGCAGCCAGAGACAGTGAAATCGGGACTGCCACCAGAGGACCAGGTCTTATCCACTGGGCAGCCTGATGACTGA